In Bacteroidota bacterium, a single window of DNA contains:
- a CDS encoding T9SS type A sorting domain-containing protein, with protein sequence MKLRIFNIVLLIILVSSLVTAQAQLSEPGYPIGLKNKLDYIEVPVLNIISINNEEKLRQLDTCKTCAEPYGFDKDYEFDFWNVAKLDIIQVGNEMFEVYRYRIHSDSAGGLHVKFADYSLGKNCKMYLYSPFDSLRVLGAYTENNNKSDKSFYSNRIHGGDMIIEINRPVNTAHLLKGNLFIKGFTYSYLRRNRFGLSLNCHENVICAPWYNEWCNQIRSVVKFLWEDVNEERWWCSGAVVNNLNNNFDPLILTAWHCTENGSDHANWMFWFNFQSITCDPSTNGNDLMTVNGVDVLADDHDNSGCPDITIMRLRQDIPLQYNVFYSGWNRRAWSSLPNDGRGIGIHHPAGDVKKISEGYRVNPLLSSCVKVNWTTGYTEGGSSGSPLFVTSKEIIGVLSWSWHEEDDCDDDANFFYSWLNKSWSTLSPFLAPSNEGALTHTGIDPISACQPIINLNNRLFPGNDWQIKNQITIQAAQQVNVANMTPTVIGNSEHGHFITQHNSDYIIRAGNRITILPGFKINAPDRIGSSGIYSGTFTFGNQNRVSLQIAPCTPFIDDCGFNHQNASVVQGTPKGSGWDVLNVSNAGAISMQGVNIYPNPVSHVLYITLSEEKQQGSFAIYNLMGCKVMEGGLNAGYNASDISELSAGLYLLHIKTPEGGLHYKLVKE encoded by the coding sequence ATGAAACTGAGAATATTTAATATAGTTTTACTGATTATATTGGTTTCAAGTTTAGTAACAGCACAGGCTCAACTATCTGAACCAGGATACCCGATTGGTTTGAAAAACAAACTTGATTACATTGAGGTTCCTGTGTTAAACATAATTTCAATTAATAATGAAGAAAAACTAAGACAGTTAGACACTTGTAAAACTTGCGCAGAACCTTATGGTTTTGACAAAGACTATGAATTTGATTTTTGGAATGTTGCTAAATTGGATATTATTCAAGTTGGAAATGAAATGTTTGAAGTTTACAGGTATAGAATTCATTCCGATTCCGCAGGTGGGCTTCATGTGAAGTTTGCCGATTATTCACTTGGCAAGAATTGTAAGATGTATTTATACTCACCTTTTGATAGTTTAAGGGTCTTGGGTGCATACACTGAAAACAACAATAAATCAGATAAAAGTTTTTATTCTAACAGAATCCATGGGGGAGATATGATTATAGAAATAAATCGTCCAGTAAATACAGCACACTTATTAAAGGGAAATTTGTTTATTAAAGGATTTACATATTCATATTTGCGGAGAAACAGATTTGGATTATCATTAAATTGCCATGAAAATGTTATTTGTGCACCTTGGTATAACGAATGGTGTAATCAGATTCGGAGTGTTGTGAAATTTTTGTGGGAGGATGTTAATGAGGAAAGATGGTGGTGTTCTGGAGCAGTTGTAAACAACTTAAATAACAACTTTGACCCGTTGATACTTACGGCATGGCATTGTACAGAGAATGGGAGCGATCATGCTAACTGGATGTTTTGGTTTAATTTTCAAAGTATTACATGCGATCCCTCAACCAATGGGAATGATTTAATGACTGTTAACGGGGTTGATGTGCTTGCAGATGATCATGATAACTCAGGTTGCCCTGATATTACGATTATGAGACTAAGGCAAGATATACCCTTACAATACAACGTGTTTTATAGCGGATGGAATAGAAGGGCATGGAGTTCTTTACCTAATGACGGAAGGGGCATTGGTATTCATCACCCTGCCGGAGATGTCAAGAAAATATCAGAGGGCTACAGAGTCAACCCTTTGTTATCAAGCTGTGTGAAAGTGAATTGGACAACAGGTTATACGGAGGGCGGTTCTTCAGGTTCTCCCTTATTTGTTACAAGTAAAGAAATCATCGGGGTATTGTCGTGGAGTTGGCATGAGGAGGACGATTGTGATGATGATGCCAATTTTTTCTACAGTTGGTTAAACAAAAGTTGGAGTACATTAAGCCCGTTCTTAGCACCGAGCAACGAAGGGGCATTAACACACACCGGCATCGACCCCATCTCAGCCTGTCAGCCTATTATTAATTTAAACAACCGGCTTTTTCCCGGAAATGACTGGCAAATTAAAAATCAAATTACCATTCAAGCGGCTCAGCAGGTAAATGTGGCGAATATGACACCTACTGTAATTGGAAACTCTGAACACGGACACTTTATTACTCAACATAATTCTGATTATATAATTCGTGCAGGGAATAGAATCACTATTTTACCCGGTTTTAAAATTAATGCACCAGATAGAATTGGTAGTTCAGGTATATATTCTGGTACTTTTACTTTTGGCAATCAAAACCGTGTAAGTCTTCAAATAGCCCCCTGCACGCCTTTTATTGACGATTGCGGGTTTAATCATCAGAATGCCTCGGTTGTGCAGGGTACGCCCAAAGGTTCCGGGTGGGATGTGCTGAATGTGTCTAATGCAGGTGCAATTTCAATGCAAGGCGTGAATATCTACCCCAACCCTGTTAGCCATGTTCTGTATATAACATTGAGTGAAGAAAAGCAGCAAGGCAGTTTTGCTATATACAATCTCATGGGATGCAAGGTAATGGAGGGCGGTCTTAATGCAGGGTACAACGCAAGCGACATAAGTGAATTGAGCGCAGGGCTGTATCTGCTCCATATCAAAACACCTGAGGGGGGCTTGCATTACAAATTGGTGAAGGAATAA
- a CDS encoding TlpA family protein disulfide reductase, translating to MKYTYTTLLAVMSLLVLSFTVKTHSDLPSIQLKDLDGNMVNISDYGANGKITVISFWATWCGPCIKELDNINEHYDEWVEKYGIEYVAVTVDDARNIPKVKPFVNGKGWPYKILLDENKTLARALNVSNPPMTFLVDQNGTIVYQHTGYTEGAEFQLEEEIAKLVKK from the coding sequence ATGAAATATACATACACAACCCTTTTAGCTGTAATGTCGCTCCTTGTACTCAGTTTTACTGTTAAAACACATTCGGATTTGCCCTCAATTCAACTGAAAGATTTAGACGGTAATATGGTTAACATCAGTGACTATGGTGCCAATGGCAAGATTACGGTAATTTCATTTTGGGCAACATGGTGTGGTCCCTGTATCAAAGAATTAGACAATATCAATGAACACTATGATGAATGGGTAGAAAAATATGGTATTGAGTATGTGGCAGTTACAGTTGATGATGCCAGAAATATTCCCAAAGTAAAACCTTTTGTTAACGGTAAAGGCTGGCCCTATAAGATTTTGTTGGATGAAAACAAAACTCTTGCACGTGCACTCAATGTTTCCAACCCTCCCATGACTTTCTTGGTGGACCAAAACGGTACTATCGTTTATCAGCATACAGGCTATACCGAAGGTGCCGAATTCCAATTAGAAGAGGAAATTGCCAAATTGGTGAAGAAATAG
- a CDS encoding O-antigen ligase family protein — MAAFFVSPALMSIAMSGILLVGIFSYRSFTAIIKADVVLKRLSLLFVVLLLFHIAAWLLSDNMQEGQRKFFLKLPFLLSPVLWVVFARFTQTQRNLILFCYIFFVYLAGTISTLVYFMNQEYFDALIRSAKPIPIFFGYGVYHIQFSVLNAIACLSGLYLLISLKSNLQKPVYYAVLIFTVINIANLHILSARTGLLGFYAGLFVSALVYMKNQGKMKYLKFLPLLLLLPVGVYFLSNSLQNRMADSMEDLDTIIHSKDANDKSVAMRVEAWKNGIALLAEHPFTGIGLGDVDAEMQRKYVERHTTLIEQNRKNPHNQFLETSLHTGVFGAIVLFLIFVLYAWVQRKNYAGLWVVVILFVSVFFESLLERQVSIMAMSFFIGFWIFNEEDTELNLSK, encoded by the coding sequence ATGGCAGCTTTTTTTGTGTCTCCTGCCTTGATGAGCATCGCAATGAGCGGGATATTGCTTGTTGGAATTTTTAGTTATAGAAGCTTTACAGCAATTATCAAGGCGGATGTTGTTTTAAAAAGATTATCTCTGTTGTTTGTTGTATTGTTGCTTTTTCACATTGCAGCTTGGTTGCTCTCGGATAATATGCAAGAAGGGCAAAGAAAATTCTTTTTGAAACTCCCATTTCTGCTTTCTCCTGTATTATGGGTTGTGTTTGCACGCTTTACGCAAACCCAGCGCAACCTGATTTTGTTTTGCTATATATTCTTTGTCTATCTTGCCGGAACTATAAGTACCTTGGTTTATTTTATGAATCAAGAATATTTTGATGCCTTGATTAGGAGTGCCAAGCCAATTCCGATTTTCTTTGGTTACGGAGTGTACCATATTCAGTTTTCTGTGCTCAATGCAATAGCCTGTTTGTCCGGATTGTATTTGTTAATTTCACTGAAAAGCAATCTACAAAAACCTGTTTACTACGCAGTATTGATTTTCACAGTTATCAATATTGCCAATCTGCATATTCTCTCTGCCAGAACAGGATTATTAGGATTTTATGCAGGATTGTTTGTGAGCGCATTGGTTTATATGAAAAATCAAGGCAAAATGAAATATCTGAAGTTTCTTCCTCTGCTTCTATTGCTCCCTGTCGGAGTCTATTTTCTTTCAAATTCCTTGCAAAACAGAATGGCAGATAGTATGGAAGATTTAGACACAATCATTCATTCCAAAGATGCCAATGACAAATCGGTTGCCATGCGCGTAGAAGCTTGGAAAAATGGTATAGCATTGTTGGCAGAACATCCTTTCACGGGGATTGGTTTGGGAGATGTGGATGCAGAGATGCAGCGCAAATACGTGGAACGCCATACCACTTTGATAGAACAAAATCGAAAAAATCCGCACAATCAATTTTTGGAAACTTCTTTGCATACCGGAGTTTTTGGAGCAATAGTTTTATTTTTAATCTTTGTTCTCTATGCTTGGGTTCAACGAAAAAACTACGCAGGATTATGGGTGGTGGTCATTCTATTTGTTTCTGTGTTCTTTGAATCGCTGTTAGAAAGACAGGTAAGCATCATGGCAATGAGTTTCTTTATTGGTTTTTGGATATTCAACGAAGAGGATACGGAACTCAATCTTTCAAAGTAG
- a CDS encoding LysM peptidoglycan-binding domain-containing protein: MKKLLLIILMAPLAIFAMPQDSIGTKTENGIVYILHKVDKGQTLYAIARKYNVDVNDIIKANPGSDKGIQADAVMMIPTKKKATQAPPVPNGETKIETKFHTVQAGETLYKIASMYGVSVDDIKKWNGITGESIAVGQKLAVSPHSASIAIPQTQTPKPVPPAEPAVVPAQEPVKVQEPATTNKISNADVIKNDKVEGNPSEESNTVVVPTRQVKTVGDEIVENGSVTISSEGDLSQERNFIMHPTARIGTIVMITNPENGKSAFARVVANYKAPGNEVVKINPTLAKKIGITEATKEVRVNYAK; this comes from the coding sequence ATGAAAAAATTATTGCTGATAATACTGATGGCTCCTTTGGCAATTTTTGCTATGCCACAAGATTCAATTGGAACAAAGACAGAAAACGGGATTGTATATATTCTCCACAAAGTGGACAAAGGTCAGACGCTTTATGCCATTGCAAGAAAATACAATGTGGATGTAAATGATATCATTAAGGCTAATCCCGGTTCGGACAAAGGCATACAAGCAGATGCAGTAATGATGATTCCTACCAAAAAGAAAGCTACACAAGCCCCACCTGTTCCCAATGGAGAAACCAAAATCGAAACCAAGTTTCATACAGTACAAGCGGGCGAAACATTATACAAAATTGCAAGCATGTATGGCGTATCAGTGGATGATATCAAAAAATGGAATGGTATAACCGGAGAATCTATTGCAGTAGGTCAAAAATTAGCAGTAAGCCCTCATTCTGCATCGATTGCCATTCCTCAAACCCAAACGCCTAAACCTGTTCCTCCGGCAGAACCTGCAGTAGTTCCTGCCCAAGAACCTGTCAAAGTTCAAGAACCTGCAACGACTAATAAAATTTCCAATGCTGACGTAATTAAAAATGACAAGGTGGAAGGCAATCCCTCAGAAGAGAGTAATACGGTTGTTGTCCCCACAAGGCAAGTAAAAACAGTGGGAGATGAGATAGTAGAAAATGGGAGTGTTACTATCAGTTCCGAAGGTGATTTATCGCAAGAGCGCAATTTTATTATGCACCCCACTGCACGCATAGGAACTATCGTGATGATAACCAATCCCGAAAACGGAAAATCAGCGTTTGCGAGGGTAGTTGCAAATTATAAAGCACCCGGCAATGAAGTTGTGAAAATCAATCCGACATTGGCAAAGAAGATTGGTATTACGGAAGCGACCAAAGAAGTGAGGGTTAATTATGCCAAATAA
- the pckA gene encoding phosphoenolpyruvate carboxykinase (ATP): MNNNQIVEHIIQNAAKAHINLTVDQLVSKSLERGEGKLTDMGALAADTGEFTGRSPKDKFTVCDAKTENSVWWGDINFKFTPENFDKLFNKVVEHYKGKELFVRDAYACANPKYRLNIKVVNETAYQNLFANNLFLRPTADELKTQQAEWLILAAPSFRANPAQDATRQHNFTIVNFTRKVILIGGSGYTGEIKKGIFSVLNYILPHEKKVLSMHCSANIGKDGDTAIFFGLSGTGKTTLSADPNRKLIGDDEHGWDSDTVFNFEGGCYAKCVGLTEEKEPQIWNAIKKGALVENVRFIPGTDKVNFDDISVTENTRVAYPIDFIDNIAVPSVGTSPKNIILLTADAFGVLPPISKLTPAQAMYHFISGYTAKVAGTEAGVTEPQATFSACFGKAFIPLHPGEYAELLGNKLKAHPEINVWLVNTGWSGGAYGTGQRMKLSFTRAMLTAALNGELNHVQYEAHPVFGVQMPTSCPNVPAEILNPRNTWADKAAYDSKANHLAQLFVKNFEQYASGVSAEILSAAPKAQGTV, from the coding sequence ATGAATAATAATCAAATAGTTGAACACATCATTCAAAATGCAGCAAAAGCACACATTAATTTAACAGTTGACCAACTTGTATCAAAATCCCTTGAAAGAGGTGAAGGTAAGCTCACGGACATGGGCGCCTTAGCAGCCGACACGGGAGAGTTTACCGGCAGATCACCCAAAGATAAATTCACAGTTTGTGATGCAAAAACTGAAAACTCTGTTTGGTGGGGAGATATAAACTTCAAATTTACTCCCGAAAATTTTGATAAGTTGTTTAACAAAGTAGTGGAACACTACAAAGGCAAAGAACTTTTTGTGCGTGATGCTTATGCTTGCGCAAACCCAAAATACAGACTGAATATCAAGGTGGTAAATGAAACTGCCTATCAAAATTTGTTTGCCAATAATCTTTTTTTAAGACCTACAGCCGATGAATTAAAAACCCAACAAGCGGAATGGCTTATTTTGGCAGCACCTTCTTTCCGCGCAAACCCTGCTCAAGATGCCACAAGGCAACATAATTTTACCATTGTTAATTTTACCCGTAAAGTAATTTTGATTGGCGGTTCGGGTTATACGGGAGAAATCAAAAAAGGAATTTTCTCTGTATTGAATTATATCCTGCCTCATGAAAAGAAAGTATTATCCATGCACTGTTCTGCAAACATTGGCAAAGACGGTGATACGGCTATTTTCTTCGGCTTGAGCGGAACCGGAAAGACCACTCTGTCCGCAGACCCAAACAGAAAACTGATTGGAGATGATGAGCACGGCTGGGATAGCGATACTGTGTTTAACTTTGAAGGCGGTTGCTACGCAAAATGCGTGGGTTTGACCGAAGAAAAAGAACCACAAATTTGGAATGCAATTAAAAAAGGGGCTTTAGTAGAAAACGTTCGCTTCATTCCCGGAACTGACAAAGTAAACTTTGACGATATCTCTGTTACTGAAAACACCCGTGTTGCATACCCTATTGATTTTATTGACAATATTGCTGTTCCATCTGTGGGTACTTCGCCTAAAAATATAATCCTATTGACTGCCGATGCATTTGGAGTATTGCCTCCCATCTCAAAACTGACACCGGCACAAGCCATGTATCACTTTATCTCCGGTTATACCGCAAAAGTTGCCGGAACAGAAGCAGGTGTTACTGAGCCACAAGCTACATTCTCGGCTTGTTTCGGAAAAGCCTTCATTCCCTTGCATCCCGGTGAGTATGCTGAGTTGTTGGGTAATAAATTGAAAGCACACCCTGAAATCAACGTATGGCTTGTGAACACAGGCTGGAGCGGAGGCGCTTATGGAACAGGTCAACGCATGAAACTTTCATTCACCAGAGCAATGCTTACGGCTGCTTTGAATGGAGAATTAAACCATGTTCAATATGAGGCACATCCTGTATTTGGTGTTCAGATGCCGACAAGTTGCCCTAATGTACCTGCTGAAATTCTGAACCCCAGAAATACATGGGCTGACAAAGCTGCTTATGACAGCAAAGCAAATCACCTTGCACAATTGTTTGTCAAAAACTTTGAGCAATATGCCTCCGGTGTGAGTGCCGAAATACTTTCTGCTGCACCCAAAGCACAAGGTACTGTTTAA
- the ileS gene encoding isoleucine--tRNA ligase, producing MKFPSYKNPNWSALEEEVLALWKKNQIFEKTVSQRPADNAFTFYEGPPSANGMPGIHHVMARTIKDVFCRYKTQKGYRVLRKGGWDTHGLPVELQVEKRLGITKDDIGKKISIADYNKACREDVMMFKEKWDDLTDRIGFWLDLDKPYITYENNYIESVWNLLKQFYDKGLLYKGYTIQPFSPAAGTGLSSHELNQPGCYREVKDTTVVAQFALISNDKYKSLNFPSKTYALAWTTTPWTLPSNTALAVGANIEYVLIETLNPYTFLPVNVLLAKDRVAAYFKAEGENLSIYDFKEGHKVIGWRVLNTFKGKELEGLQYEQLLPYAQPEGKAFEVFVGDFVTTTDGTGIVHMAPSFGSDDFRLSQKKGFAALTLVDERGKFVPEVTDFAGEYVKEAYYSDEELEAERKKQGRDKYLSVDERIAIKLKQENKAFKVEKYSHNYPHCWRTDKPILYYPLKSWFIKTTALRNRLVELNKTINWKPKSTGEGRFADWLENLVDWNLSRSRFWGTPLPIWRTEDGSEEICIGSLEQMNTEIEKAVQAGYMKANPIKDQATLDLHRPLVDEIFLCSASGKKMTRETDLIDVWFDSGAMPYAQWHFPFENKETFHSNFPADFIAEGVDQTRGWFFTLHVIATALFDSVAYKNVVANGLVLDKNGNKMSKRLGNAIDPFAAVAKYGADAIRWYMMSNAQPWDNLKFDLNGMEEVQRKFFGTLFNTYSFFALYANVDGFTHKETQIPVAQRPEIDRWILSMLNSLIQTVDESLSDYDPTRATRAIQTFVDEHLSNWYVRLCRRRFWKGEYSEDKIAAYQTLFECLHTLCKLIAPVAPFYAERLYQDLQKVTGLENCESVHLSLFPRVTSDFIDTELEQTMELAQKFSSMILSLRKRENLKVRQPLQKVMIPVLDPAFKKRLQHVEALILSEVNVKEMQYLEEGEGSATLVKQIKPNFKTLGKKAGPLMKQIAAKIATLGQDDIAAIEDNGQLLIDLDSHPFELLAEDVEINPVDIEGWLVMSEGKLTVALDITVTETLKQEGIAREFVNRLQNLRKELHFDVTDKISVTVQTDNEISMAIDNYKDYICAEILATGISMSSTAEMPYIIELEEKELKVKIEKIS from the coding sequence ATGAAGTTTCCAAGCTATAAAAACCCCAACTGGTCGGCATTAGAAGAGGAAGTGTTGGCACTGTGGAAGAAGAATCAAATTTTTGAAAAAACAGTAAGTCAACGTCCGGCTGACAATGCATTTACATTTTATGAAGGTCCACCGAGTGCAAATGGAATGCCCGGCATTCACCACGTTATGGCAAGAACTATCAAAGATGTATTCTGCCGTTACAAAACCCAGAAGGGATATAGGGTGTTGCGCAAAGGCGGCTGGGACACGCACGGTCTGCCGGTAGAATTGCAAGTTGAAAAAAGATTAGGGATTACCAAAGACGATATTGGCAAAAAAATCAGTATTGCTGATTACAACAAAGCTTGCCGCGAAGATGTGATGATGTTCAAGGAAAAATGGGACGACCTCACAGACAGAATCGGTTTTTGGTTGGACTTGGACAAGCCCTATATAACCTACGAAAACAACTATATTGAGAGTGTATGGAACCTGCTCAAACAGTTCTATGACAAAGGTTTGCTCTACAAAGGATACACCATTCAACCCTTCTCGCCTGCTGCCGGAACAGGACTGAGCTCGCACGAGTTGAACCAACCGGGATGTTACAGAGAAGTCAAAGACACTACGGTAGTAGCGCAATTTGCACTGATTTCAAATGACAAATACAAAAGTCTTAACTTTCCATCAAAAACCTATGCGCTTGCATGGACTACTACACCTTGGACTTTACCTTCAAATACAGCACTTGCCGTGGGTGCAAATATTGAATATGTGTTGATTGAAACCCTTAACCCATATACCTTTCTGCCGGTCAATGTATTGTTGGCAAAAGACAGAGTGGCTGCCTATTTCAAAGCAGAAGGTGAAAACCTATCCATATATGACTTCAAAGAAGGCCACAAAGTGATTGGATGGCGCGTGTTGAACACATTCAAAGGCAAAGAACTCGAAGGATTACAATATGAACAGTTGCTTCCTTATGCGCAACCGGAGGGAAAAGCATTTGAGGTTTTTGTAGGCGATTTTGTTACCACTACCGATGGAACAGGCATTGTACACATGGCTCCCAGTTTTGGTTCTGACGATTTTAGATTATCCCAGAAAAAAGGTTTTGCAGCCTTAACTCTTGTGGACGAGCGCGGCAAATTTGTGCCCGAAGTTACCGATTTTGCAGGCGAGTATGTAAAAGAAGCCTATTACTCTGACGAAGAACTTGAAGCAGAGCGCAAAAAACAAGGCAGAGACAAATATCTGTCTGTGGATGAGCGCATTGCGATTAAATTAAAACAAGAAAACAAGGCATTTAAGGTTGAAAAATACAGCCATAATTACCCGCATTGTTGGCGCACTGACAAGCCTATTTTATACTATCCTTTGAAAAGCTGGTTTATCAAAACCACTGCCCTGCGCAACCGCTTGGTAGAATTGAACAAAACCATTAATTGGAAGCCCAAATCCACCGGAGAAGGGCGTTTTGCAGACTGGTTAGAAAACCTTGTGGACTGGAATCTTTCTCGTTCAAGATTTTGGGGGACGCCTTTGCCAATTTGGCGTACAGAAGACGGCAGCGAAGAAATCTGCATCGGTTCTTTGGAACAGATGAACACCGAGATAGAGAAAGCCGTGCAAGCCGGCTACATGAAAGCAAACCCAATCAAAGACCAAGCTACCCTTGATTTGCATAGACCTTTGGTGGACGAGATTTTCCTTTGTTCCGCTTCGGGCAAGAAGATGACCCGCGAAACCGACCTGATTGATGTTTGGTTTGACAGCGGTGCTATGCCTTATGCACAATGGCATTTCCCTTTTGAAAACAAAGAAACTTTCCACTCTAATTTCCCTGCTGATTTTATTGCCGAAGGAGTTGACCAAACGCGCGGATGGTTCTTTACACTGCATGTAATTGCTACCGCTCTCTTTGATTCGGTTGCTTACAAGAATGTGGTTGCCAACGGACTTGTATTGGACAAAAACGGAAATAAAATGTCCAAGCGCTTAGGCAACGCCATAGACCCATTTGCGGCTGTTGCCAAATATGGTGCAGATGCAATTCGCTGGTATATGATGTCAAATGCACAGCCTTGGGACAATCTTAAATTTGATTTGAACGGTATGGAAGAGGTGCAGCGCAAATTCTTTGGAACACTATTTAACACCTATTCATTCTTCGCTCTTTATGCAAATGTGGACGGCTTTACCCACAAGGAAACCCAAATACCGGTAGCACAACGTCCTGAAATTGACCGTTGGATTTTGTCTATGCTCAACAGCTTGATTCAAACCGTAGATGAGAGTTTGTCGGATTACGACCCCACACGCGCAACCCGTGCCATACAGACTTTTGTTGATGAGCATTTGAGCAACTGGTATGTCCGTTTGTGCAGAAGAAGATTCTGGAAAGGTGAATATTCCGAAGACAAAATTGCAGCCTATCAAACCTTGTTTGAATGTTTGCACACACTTTGCAAACTCATTGCACCCGTAGCGCCTTTCTATGCCGAAAGACTCTATCAAGATTTGCAAAAAGTAACAGGATTAGAGAATTGCGAATCTGTGCATTTAAGCCTTTTTCCAAGAGTTACAAGCGATTTCATCGATACCGAACTTGAACAAACAATGGAATTAGCCCAAAAGTTCAGTTCTATGATATTAAGTCTGCGCAAGAGAGAGAATCTGAAAGTACGTCAGCCTTTGCAAAAGGTAATGATTCCTGTGTTAGACCCTGCATTCAAAAAACGTTTACAACACGTTGAAGCCCTTATTTTAAGCGAGGTCAATGTCAAAGAAATGCAATATTTGGAAGAAGGCGAAGGAAGCGCAACCCTTGTCAAACAAATAAAACCCAACTTCAAGACACTCGGCAAAAAAGCAGGTCCTTTGATGAAACAAATTGCTGCCAAGATTGCCACTTTGGGACAAGACGATATAGCTGCAATAGAAGATAATGGGCAATTGTTGATAGACCTTGATTCGCACCCGTTTGAATTATTAGCCGAAGATGTGGAAATCAATCCCGTTGATATAGAAGGATGGCTTGTAATGTCTGAAGGTAAACTGACCGTGGCACTTGACATTACGGTAACTGAAACATTAAAGCAAGAAGGAATTGCACGTGAGTTTGTGAATAGACTGCAAAACCTGCGTAAAGAACTTCACTTTGATGTTACCGATAAAATCAGCGTAACAGTCCAAACAGACAATGAAATTTCTATGGCAATCGACAATTATAAAGACTATATTTGCGCAGAAATTTTGGCTACAGGAATTTCAATGTCCTCAACAGCGGAAATGCCCTATATCATTGAGCTTGAGGAGAAAGAGTTAAAAGTCAAAATAGAAAAGATTTCGTAA
- a CDS encoding TraR/DksA C4-type zinc finger protein produces MEENKRYGDADLAEFKALIMEKLTSAREELGKLQSQLANPNENGIEQQHYITMEDGALTLEKENLNQLAARQQKFINNLEAALVRIENKTYGICRETGKLISKERLKAVPHTTLSIEAKINQYK; encoded by the coding sequence ATGGAAGAAAATAAAAGATACGGAGATGCCGATTTAGCTGAGTTCAAAGCACTTATCATGGAGAAGCTCACCTCTGCGCGTGAAGAATTAGGAAAATTGCAATCTCAGTTGGCAAACCCAAACGAGAATGGAATCGAGCAACAGCATTACATCACAATGGAAGACGGTGCGCTGACTTTGGAAAAAGAGAATCTCAACCAACTTGCTGCAAGGCAGCAAAAATTTATTAATAACCTTGAGGCTGCATTGGTCAGAATTGAAAACAAGACCTATGGTATTTGTAGAGAAACCGGAAAACTTATAAGCAAAGAGCGTTTAAAAGCGGTTCCGCACACTACATTGAGCATTGAAGCCAAAATCAATCAATACAAATAA
- a CDS encoding lipoprotein signal peptidase — protein sequence MISVAVISFILLIDQILKVWVKTHMHMGEEIHVMGNWFILHYTENMGMAFGLELGGKYGKLILTTFRLVAVGFGIWVLYYHISKRAHKGFILCIALILAGAIGNIIDSVFYGVIFHDINHYSGGWFHGWVVDMFYFPLFEGFYPDWLPIKGGDYFIFFSPVFNIADSAITLGVLLILIFQKKFFIKEETLKVAVTEHKSEVTDNTTTEI from the coding sequence ATAATTTCTGTGGCTGTTATTTCTTTTATTCTGCTGATTGACCAAATTCTAAAAGTTTGGGTTAAAACCCACATGCACATGGGCGAGGAAATTCATGTAATGGGAAATTGGTTTATCCTACATTATACTGAAAATATGGGTATGGCATTCGGGCTTGAACTCGGAGGCAAATACGGCAAACTCATTTTAACAACGTTTCGGTTAGTCGCTGTTGGATTTGGCATTTGGGTATTATATTATCATATTTCCAAAAGAGCACATAAAGGGTTTATACTCTGTATTGCCCTGATTCTTGCAGGAGCCATCGGCAATATCATTGACAGTGTTTTCTATGGTGTAATTTTCCATGACATTAACCACTATTCTGGCGGTTGGTTTCATGGTTGGGTAGTGGATATGTTCTATTTTCCTTTGTTTGAAGGCTTTTACCCCGATTGGTTGCCAATCAAAGGCGGTGATTATTTCATCTTTTTCAGTCCGGTTTTCAATATTGCAGATTCTGCTATTACTTTAGGGGTGCTGCTTATTCTTATTTTCCAGAAAAAATTCTTCATAAAAGAAGAAACACTGAAGGTTGCGGTAACTGAACACAAATCTGAAGTGACAGATAACACTACAACTGAAATCTAA